The window ACAACTTATTTCTATATCTTCAatacaaactgttaaaacagttCTTGCTACAGTTATTACACTATCTGAACACACTAACTATAACATAAAAACTGTCTAGTATTAATTGTGATTTTCTTATGTACCATTTTACCAAATACACATAAACTCGAAAACATGAATCAATAAAACAagtatgatttttatttaatatttgaaatttgtcaGGATCATTATCATACTTTGAAAAGTCCTTATATGATTACcaaaatacataataaacaacCTATAAAAACTTCACATAATATCAATCAGGTCATAATTATGAAAagattaaagaaaatgaaacatcCTTCTACAGAATTAtgtttggtttaaataataattctCTCCTCCCTGATGACAAGCAAAATTTATGTTATATAGAGAAGCCCTCAGTAAAAAATTAGAGTGACTGTATTTCAATCATTTTCTTCATAAAATTAAGCTTTCATCATTGGGCTTTAAGAAAtcattttcaccattttattttcaaacagcaGTATAAAAATAAACTCCATTTTTAACTTGGGTAGACATTCATTTACTAATACAAGATTTCTCATTTTACACTATTTACTCTGAggcacaaataattttaaataagttgTACATACAACACAGTAACACTAAATTTAAATACACTAACAGTCTCCATATTGATCATCAATACTAATGCAACTTAAAGAATTCCACAATGCTATTTTGATACACTTTTTAAGAAGATTAGATTGGTTTACCTATGAAAACATGCAATACATTCAAAGCATCTCCTTCCTGTTGGGGAAAGCACACGATATCCCAATATGAGGGTTTTTTTGTAggtttacaaaaaattaaatgtacGAGGAATTCAAATTCAtctaatatacatttatttgtattttgatggAAAAGTGCTCTTCTTGTAGTCTGGTAActgcataatttattttaacagcaaGTTCTGAAACTTGATGCATGccactagtatatatatatacacacacacatatatattaggGATGTCGAGACATGCAGAACACACAAATGCTAGTTGTCAAACTTTGATCTCAATAATCAAATGGTCTTGAGCACATCAACACTGATCCACTATTTCACTCAAATTTCAGGCTTAACTAAAATTCATTTCTACAGTAAAACAGGTTTGCACCAATGAATATCAAAAAGTAAAAGCAGACAAGTGTGAAAGTGTACTTATATTTCAAGTGATAAACTTCTGGGTAATACTGACTGTAAAACAAAACTAGAGATAACAGTGCATGTTTATTATTACCTCCTCATATTTATCATAACACTTATGCCTATAGAAAGATAACTTTCAAGCTACTATTctaatacatatttcatttatttagtaaAAAGTGCAGCCCACATTTACAATGACATAAGTTCATACACACAGTACTAAAAATTGGCTGACTACAAGAAGATTGAAAAGTTGGTATTCCCCCAAACAACTGTAACAAAGTCACATAGGATTGAAcagtgattttgaaaatatttccaaaGTAATTACAAACctggaaaatgtttttcattatttttcttggTGCTAATagcaattgttttatattattattgtgtttaattacaaatattattttgttcttgaGTAATCACATAACCAACAGTTGGCACTTGTGAGCATGATGGCCAATAGAACATCCCACAACAGTATCAGACAATAAATCATTATTGATCATGCAAGATTTATTTTTGATCAGGTTACTTCACTAATTGATGGGCAAAAAATTCCACTACATAATTCTACATAAAtcagttgtaaaataaaaataaaaacaaacccttCCATCTGTTAACCTCTGGTACAGGTAGAATTACTAATAGAACAAAACTTTGCAACTGTCTTTTAAAAAGTCCaacatgtaaatataacatacatacaAAAAATTCCAAACTGGACCCTCTTCACATGGTGCTTTAGAATCTGAAGTTATAATGGATGTCATGCTGAACCTTTATACAATTTTTGCAATGGCTGTCCAATATATCAGATGCAAAACTAAGTAAAACCTCTGGTTCACCCAacctgaaaataaacattctttaagataaaaaaattataaaaaataaaatttaaacttaaaaatcaCATGTATCATCACACTTGAACAGttcattaagaaaatatttacaatacacaTGAGAACACACAGTCTATTAAATACCATTAGAATCTAAAATCAGATTTTTGATGCTCCGATGTCCAGGTAACACTCAGATCTGAATTacagtgttttcttttaactctgttttttctagttataaaatgtaaagactTCAATGAATTATGCAATGGTACTGAATAACAGATGACTCAATTATCAACTAACTTCCTGttcaaataaatgtattgtaattAGTAAGAttcattttcaaaacataaatttgGAAGAGAATTCTAGTTTCCATAACATTTGttcaaaaatatatgaataaaattcaGTAGGTTTTGTGTATGCATGTGTGTTTACAAACAATGATGATCCAAAAATAACTCTGCCAATACAAaaagagaatatattttaaatgaagtaCAAATGGAATTTAAAGTACAATACTTTTCAATTCCAAGTCATATAAATTTGAAGCACTTGTAGTTGTACATCAAAATACTTTCTAAAGTtctagtttgttatttttaagtttaacaaAGCTTTTTAAGCAATTTAAATTAGTTAAGATTGGGTACAAGTAAgcttgaagttaaaatattaggGTTAATAGTAATACTAGATTGTTAGGCTCAACTCAGTTTTGTGATAGTAGCACTAGAAttacaaaacacttaattatgtATCACAAAACTTATCATAACTTTTGTCAGCTAATTAAAACATTATCTATCTCAAAGAGTCTGTTTATTGTTTCTATTACTAGCACCagcttaatatattaataaatatttaaactggcAGTTGGTTTTGTGTAAGATATGAGATGGTGTGCATCATAGttatggtaatgataataaacagaaTCAGTATTAGTTAATGGGATTTTTCATGACAGACCAGTCTATTGGCTGTAAAATAGCTtcattttagatatatatttttgtttctatacaCGTTAGAAATGgagaatacaaattaataaatttaaatacaattacaAAGTGGGAGTACATTTTTTGGGCTCACAGGTGGTAGGACTGGTTTATCTTTGATAACTGTGATCCTGATATAAATCTTCTAGAGGCTCAGAACAATACCATATATCACACCTGCACAGCTTTCTTACTTGTGGGATAAGAGTTAGCTTTGGGAGAATACTGTGCAATTAAGAGACAAATAGCAAACAGGAtcaaaacaaaagtgaaatgtGAGTGGCGTGTTAGAAAGGGTGCACAACAGAAAACAGATGGGCTACAGTTTCAGGTTCAGTTTATGTCCAGATACCAATCTTATAAAAGATAGGAACCTTTGGTTGTTTGCAATGGTCCAAGAGGTTTACATAGTGGGAACTCTATCATGtaatataatgaaacaattaTCAGTAATAGATAGAGCTTTGAACATGATTAACTGATTACCTAAAGCACCAACTACATtgagttgttttaaatttcacacaaagctacatgagggctatcagcactatccatccataatttaacacCGTAAGACTGAAAGGAAGGCAgtttgttatcaccacccactgttaactcttgggttactcttttaccaacaaatagtggggttgaccattcaattataatacctccacagctgaaagcgcaaacatgtttaatgtgacagggATACTGAACCCATAACCCTGAGATTacagtcgagcaccttaaccacctgatcatgctgggCCACACTGATTAGTGTCACATACAATAATGCATCGTCCAGATGAATTTGGCTCCTGCTAGCAGCCATTTGAAAACCATATATAATTTTGGTCTAATTTTGCAAGATTGGATACTAATAGGAAACAATTCAGAACACTTTTCAGTTGgttttgaaattgaaaaattatcttaCAAAAAGAAGCTACTTTTCCAAATCTTTTTTTAGCTCTTTAGAAAAGATTTAGAGAAGCCACTCTAAGctccaatcaaaacatttatttttctaacagggtgattaACTTACAGAACAACTTCCCATCAGCATCAGCACAGATCTTAGCTCcacataaatttacataaaaccacagatttcttgtaaaataaaagatgagtttaaacttttacttttttcatGGGTGGACATGCATGGGCAGCCTTGTGGAGTCAAACAGTTCCTCTCTGTCAgttctttttgtttgtatatttgttgttgtaattttaaaatagccACCtgtagttttacaaataaaaagtttACTATATATTCTGTAACAcatatacttaaaacattttcacaaattACCTTTTCTGTATTCATCATGGCAGTATTACACTCCACACTAAATATAAAATGTCAAATGATAGAAATCAGagctttatttttacaatatagtagtttaccttttgaaaatggttattaaatac of the Tachypleus tridentatus isolate NWPU-2018 chromosome 13, ASM421037v1, whole genome shotgun sequence genome contains:
- the LOC143239804 gene encoding uncharacterized protein LOC143239804 — its product is MCGSNVSLLHLKKTKNNQVAILKLQQQIYKQKELTERNCLTPQGCPCMSTHEKSWVNQRFYLVLHLIYWTAIAKIV